The Haloferax sp. Atlit-12N genome contains a region encoding:
- a CDS encoding Zn-dependent hydrolase has product MRVNQQRLRSDIESNAEFGAVPTDEGRGRTVLTGSEADRRAREFFCERLRDAGLSITIDEVGNIVGRWEPESADPDAAPVATGSHLDSVPEGGIFDGPLGVYAGLESVRAMQDAGIEPVRPVEVVNFTEEEGQRFGGGLIGSAVAVGELGVAEALDIEDADGIPLGDALADIGYRGDGRVDAADWDAWIELHIEQSERLEDAAVPAGVVTSIVGLSRCAVEITGEADHAGSTLMDDRSDALAAASEFVLDVERATNERNEVSETAVGTVGKLEVSPNAPNVIAGKVDLTVDIRDVAYDSIEYVIDEAEASLDRIEAERPVEASLSHPWDRKPVEMSERCRAALHDAGTDADLETLDLHSGAGHDTMHVAAVTDAALLFAPSRDGISHNPREWTDWEDCADATRVLAGALADLATE; this is encoded by the coding sequence ATGCGAGTCAATCAGCAGCGACTCCGCAGCGACATCGAGTCGAACGCGGAGTTCGGGGCCGTCCCGACGGACGAGGGTCGGGGACGGACGGTCCTGACCGGCAGCGAGGCGGACCGGCGGGCGAGAGAGTTCTTCTGCGAGCGCCTCCGAGACGCCGGTCTCTCCATCACCATCGACGAGGTCGGCAACATCGTCGGTCGGTGGGAGCCAGAGAGCGCGGACCCCGACGCGGCCCCGGTCGCCACGGGAAGCCACCTCGATTCGGTCCCCGAGGGCGGCATCTTCGACGGCCCGCTCGGCGTCTACGCGGGGCTGGAGAGCGTCCGCGCGATGCAGGACGCCGGAATCGAACCCGTCCGGCCCGTCGAGGTCGTCAACTTCACCGAGGAGGAGGGCCAGCGGTTCGGCGGCGGCCTCATCGGGTCGGCGGTCGCCGTCGGCGAACTGGGCGTCGCGGAGGCGCTCGACATCGAGGACGCCGACGGGATTCCGCTCGGCGACGCTCTCGCGGACATCGGCTACCGGGGCGACGGGCGCGTCGACGCCGCCGACTGGGACGCGTGGATAGAGCTTCACATCGAACAGTCCGAGCGCCTCGAAGACGCCGCGGTCCCCGCCGGCGTCGTCACGAGCATCGTCGGCCTCTCGCGCTGTGCCGTCGAAATCACGGGCGAGGCCGACCACGCCGGGTCGACGCTCATGGACGACCGCTCGGACGCGCTCGCCGCCGCCAGCGAGTTCGTCCTCGACGTCGAGCGCGCGACGAACGAACGCAACGAGGTCTCGGAGACCGCGGTCGGAACCGTCGGCAAACTCGAAGTCTCGCCGAACGCGCCCAACGTCATCGCTGGGAAAGTCGACCTGACCGTCGACATCCGCGACGTGGCGTACGACTCCATCGAGTACGTCATCGACGAGGCGGAGGCGAGTCTCGACCGCATCGAGGCCGAACGTCCGGTCGAGGCCTCGCTCTCGCATCCGTGGGACCGCAAGCCCGTCGAGATGAGCGAGCGCTGCCGCGCCGCGCTCCACGACGCAGGGACCGATGCCGACCTCGAAACCCTCGACCTCCACTCCGGTGCCGGCCACGACACCATGCACGTCGCGGCCGTCACCGACGCCGCTCTGCTCTTTGCCCCCTCTCGCGACGGCATCTCGCACAACCCCCGCGAGTGGACCGACTGGGAGGACTGCGCCGACGCGACCCGCGTGCTCGCCGGCGCGCTCGCCGACCTCGCGACCGAGTGA
- a CDS encoding ABC transporter substrate-binding protein has product MQENGKGSDSSDSTGDGTRRSRFDRRTFLGAAATTGAVALAGCTGGGSDDSTTEDSGSTDEGGDTESTDTTAASGGKQGGTLQWGGAVPVQGLDPHIDTSAASKRVLENIYEEVVALQDDYSIEPHLAESMEQSDDNTLLTFNLRQGVTFHNGKEMTSEDVLASYERVQNGDYLATGFFDYVEELRAPDDYTFEVQLTEPFAPFLAKMATAELSVMPAENAEKDMVEEPIGTGPYVFESREIETSFTMSRNEDYWGASDEDGPFIDTIVKSEVPDPSVRLQSFLAGEYDFINGIAPKDVSRVEQAPDVRFEKQFPKSLVYLGLNCDVAPFDNKDARLALDYTIDKEKVAEAALYGTGQTTASPATPGSPWVNPDIEPRPRDLDKAQEHLDAAGMSDGFTATFKIPQSYPTQVQAAEVIAADAAEVGINLEIQQITWSTWLSDVYSNRDFQATTSSYLALWYPDVSFYKFLHPNGAFFFTNWENEDYNALVEEARTIYDEQERADLYHQATEILHEERAGHLFLWWQPSLYGAASQYKGDIGAPDGSTLQFGDNWLDR; this is encoded by the coding sequence ATGCAAGAGAATGGCAAGGGGAGCGACTCCTCCGACAGCACCGGCGACGGCACGCGTCGCAGTCGTTTCGACCGCCGCACTTTCCTCGGGGCGGCGGCGACGACCGGCGCGGTGGCACTCGCCGGATGTACGGGCGGCGGTTCGGACGACAGCACGACCGAAGACTCGGGTTCCACGGACGAGGGCGGCGACACCGAAAGCACCGACACGACCGCCGCGAGCGGCGGGAAGCAGGGCGGCACGCTTCAGTGGGGCGGCGCGGTGCCGGTGCAGGGCCTCGACCCGCACATCGACACTTCGGCGGCCTCGAAGCGCGTTCTGGAGAACATCTACGAGGAAGTCGTCGCGCTGCAGGACGACTACTCCATCGAACCGCACCTCGCGGAGTCGATGGAGCAGTCCGACGACAACACGCTCCTGACGTTCAACCTCCGGCAGGGCGTCACCTTCCACAACGGCAAGGAGATGACCTCCGAGGACGTGCTGGCGAGCTACGAGCGCGTCCAGAACGGCGACTACCTCGCCACCGGCTTCTTCGACTACGTCGAGGAGCTTCGCGCCCCCGACGACTACACCTTCGAAGTCCAGCTCACCGAGCCCTTCGCGCCGTTCCTCGCGAAGATGGCGACGGCGGAACTGTCGGTCATGCCCGCCGAGAACGCCGAGAAGGACATGGTCGAAGAACCCATCGGGACTGGCCCGTACGTGTTCGAGAGCCGCGAAATCGAGACCTCGTTCACGATGTCGCGCAACGAGGACTACTGGGGCGCGTCCGACGAGGACGGCCCGTTCATCGACACCATCGTCAAGAGCGAGGTGCCGGACCCGAGCGTCCGCCTTCAGTCGTTCCTCGCCGGCGAGTACGACTTCATCAACGGCATCGCGCCGAAGGACGTCTCCCGCGTCGAGCAGGCCCCCGACGTTCGGTTCGAAAAGCAGTTCCCGAAATCGCTCGTCTACCTCGGCCTGAACTGCGACGTGGCTCCGTTCGACAACAAGGACGCCCGCCTCGCGCTCGACTACACCATCGACAAGGAGAAGGTCGCCGAGGCGGCCCTCTACGGTACCGGCCAGACCACCGCGTCCCCGGCGACGCCCGGCAGTCCGTGGGTCAACCCGGACATCGAACCGCGCCCACGTGACCTCGACAAGGCCCAAGAGCACCTCGACGCCGCCGGCATGTCCGACGGCTTCACGGCGACGTTCAAGATTCCGCAGTCCTACCCGACGCAGGTGCAGGCCGCGGAGGTCATCGCCGCCGACGCCGCCGAGGTCGGCATCAACCTCGAAATCCAGCAGATCACGTGGAGTACGTGGCTCTCGGACGTCTACTCCAACCGCGACTTCCAGGCGACGACGAGTTCCTACCTCGCGCTCTGGTACCCCGACGTGTCGTTCTACAAGTTCCTGCACCCCAACGGCGCGTTCTTCTTCACCAACTGGGAGAACGAGGACTACAACGCGCTCGTCGAGGAGGCGCGTACCATCTACGACGAACAGGAGCGCGCCGACCTCTACCACCAGGCGACGGAGATTCTCCACGAGGAGCGCGCCGGTCACCTCTTCCTGTGGTGGCAGCCGAGCCTCTACGGAGCCGCCTCGCAGTACAAAGGCGACATCGGCGCGCCTGACGGGTCGACGCTACAGTTCGGCGACAACTGGCTCGACCGCTAA
- a CDS encoding ABC transporter permease: MSMYNYVFRRVGFMAVTLFFVTLIAFAVTNILPGDVALLILGPNATEQSLEALQTQLGLNRPLYVQYIDWVVGLLQGNMGESLRFGEPVAQLIAERLPRSMMLAVAATLVAVVLSVPLGVYAAVNQNEAPDVSASMFAFVGISMPIFLWGLVFILVFAVWLNLFPTGGYVSPSEDLVGSLTRLVLPAGAMGFALTAYIMRMTRSSMLEVLSEEYINLARAKGMSQRVIVLRHALKNAIIPVITVIAFQFSYAFGGVVVLEEVFFWPGIGRLTLTAIQSRDIPLIQGCILVVALIYMFSNFAADLLYAYFDPRIRYGGDD, from the coding sequence ATGTCGATGTACAACTACGTCTTTCGGCGCGTCGGGTTCATGGCGGTGACGCTGTTCTTCGTCACGCTCATCGCCTTCGCCGTCACCAACATCCTGCCCGGTGACGTGGCCCTGCTCATCTTGGGCCCCAACGCGACCGAACAATCGCTCGAAGCGCTCCAAACCCAACTGGGACTCAACCGCCCGCTGTACGTGCAGTACATCGACTGGGTCGTCGGGCTCCTCCAGGGGAACATGGGCGAATCACTCCGGTTCGGCGAGCCCGTGGCACAGCTCATCGCCGAGCGCCTGCCGCGGTCGATGATGCTCGCGGTCGCCGCGACGCTCGTCGCCGTCGTGCTGTCGGTTCCGCTCGGCGTCTACGCCGCCGTCAACCAGAACGAAGCGCCCGACGTGAGCGCTTCGATGTTCGCCTTCGTCGGCATCTCGATGCCCATCTTCCTGTGGGGGTTGGTGTTCATCCTGGTGTTCGCCGTCTGGCTGAACCTCTTTCCGACCGGGGGGTACGTCTCCCCGAGCGAGGACCTCGTCGGGTCGCTCACGCGACTCGTCCTCCCCGCGGGGGCGATGGGCTTCGCGCTCACCGCCTACATCATGCGGATGACCCGGTCGTCGATGCTGGAGGTGCTCAGCGAGGAGTACATCAATCTCGCGCGTGCGAAGGGGATGAGCCAACGGGTCATCGTCCTCAGACACGCACTCAAGAACGCAATCATCCCCGTCATCACGGTCATCGCGTTCCAGTTCAGCTACGCGTTCGGCGGGGTCGTCGTGCTCGAAGAGGTGTTCTTCTGGCCCGGCATCGGTCGGCTGACGCTGACCGCGATTCAGAGCCGCGACATCCCCCTGATTCAGGGGTGCATCCTCGTGGTCGCACTCATCTACATGTTCTCGAACTTCGCCGCAGACCTACTGTACGCGTACTTCGACCCGCGCATCCGCTACGGAGGTGACGACTGA
- a CDS encoding ABC transporter permease, with the protein MATEQETDRGRFTITQSQRDRIARFVRKFRSNTKAMLGFSIVVLLVLVAIFAPIIAPYPIDATNIEDRSQAPSVEHPFGTDDLGRDIFSRVIMGSRISLYVGFGAISGALAVGAVVGVVAGYAGGLTDEILMRLMDAAMAFPPVLLALTLLVVLGPELSNVIIALAFVYTPYIARVSRSAALAERNEAYVEAAIARGESDSRIVFSEVFPNCMAPMLVQGSLNVSFAILAEASLSFLGLGAQPPRPSWGLMINTGRGFMETAPWMLLFPALAIGIAVVGFNMLGDGLRDVLDPKVEAIE; encoded by the coding sequence ATGGCGACCGAACAGGAGACCGACCGCGGTCGCTTCACCATCACGCAGTCACAGCGCGACCGCATCGCCCGGTTCGTCCGGAAGTTCCGAAGCAACACGAAGGCGATGCTCGGCTTCTCCATCGTGGTGCTGCTCGTGCTTGTCGCCATCTTCGCGCCGATTATCGCGCCGTACCCCATCGACGCGACGAACATCGAAGACCGCTCGCAGGCCCCGTCGGTCGAACACCCGTTCGGCACCGACGACCTCGGCCGCGACATCTTCAGCCGCGTCATCATGGGAAGCCGAATCTCGCTGTACGTCGGCTTCGGTGCCATCTCCGGCGCACTCGCCGTCGGGGCGGTCGTCGGCGTCGTCGCCGGCTACGCCGGCGGCTTGACCGACGAGATACTGATGCGCCTTATGGACGCCGCAATGGCGTTCCCACCAGTGTTGCTCGCGCTCACGCTCTTGGTCGTCCTCGGCCCGGAGTTGAGTAACGTCATCATCGCCTTGGCGTTCGTCTACACGCCGTACATCGCCCGCGTCTCGCGGAGCGCGGCGCTGGCCGAACGCAACGAGGCGTACGTCGAGGCCGCCATCGCCCGCGGCGAGAGCGACTCGCGCATCGTCTTCAGCGAGGTGTTCCCGAACTGCATGGCTCCCATGCTGGTGCAGGGGTCGCTGAACGTCTCGTTCGCCATCCTCGCGGAGGCGAGCCTGTCGTTCCTCGGCCTCGGCGCGCAACCCCCGCGGCCGTCGTGGGGGCTGATGATCAACACCGGTCGCGGCTTCATGGAGACCGCGCCGTGGATGTTGCTGTTCCCCGCGTTGGCTATCGGTATCGCCGTCGTCGGGTTCAACATGCTCGGCGACGGACTGCGTGACGTGCTCGACCCCAAAGTGGAGGCGATAGAATGA
- a CDS encoding ABC transporter ATP-binding protein, translated as MSAPTTATDGEADDGPLLDVRGLRTEFRTDSGPIVASNEVSFSLDRGETMGLVGESGAGKSVTARSLMRLIDSPGEITGGQVVFDGEDLLQKTEAEMRDIRGNRIAMIPQDPMSSLNPVMTVGEQITETIRRHQDVSKSEARQLAVESMDDVGIPDAEERIDDYPHEFSGGMRQRVLVAIGFSCEPDLIIADEPTTALDVTTQAKILDLLNEMQEREGTAVLMITHNLGVVAQTCDHVGVMYAGNLVETAELGDLFDRPRHPYTRALIDSIPEVDTDYDELPTLDGAMPDLGNLPSGCNFAPRCPHATEACRTGGDPALEAVGDDSSRAACLHAADLDLSESTVPEAGTGRRDIDRSGQPLFEVRNLKKYFNAGEGVFGNVHLSWEGGGLPTVERRHVKAVDDVSFDVYPGETVGLVGESGCGKSTVARTALRLLEPTDGEVYFEGQPLHELGSSEIRSLRREMQMIFQDPQSSLNPRKTVGQIVGRAMEKHGIATGEEKRERVGDLLERVGLSRAAASKYPHEFSGGQQQRVAIAHALAVEPKLIVCDEPVSALDVSVQAQILNLLNEIQEDENISFLFISHNIGVIRHICDRVAVMYLGKIAEFGSIEQVFSPPFHPYTESLLSAVPHANPDRETDRILLEGSVPSPINPPSGCPFQTRCPKKIGDVCEQDLPELEAVGDGDHYISCHLSEEEMSQRDSFITPSKRAETSPADSD; from the coding sequence ATGAGTGCTCCCACTACTGCGACGGACGGCGAGGCCGACGACGGCCCGCTGCTCGACGTGCGCGGACTCAGAACCGAGTTCCGCACCGACAGCGGCCCCATCGTCGCCTCCAACGAGGTGTCGTTTTCGCTCGACCGCGGCGAGACCATGGGTCTCGTCGGCGAGTCGGGCGCGGGCAAGTCCGTGACGGCGCGGTCGCTCATGCGCCTCATCGACTCGCCCGGCGAAATCACGGGCGGGCAGGTCGTCTTCGACGGCGAAGACCTCCTACAGAAGACGGAAGCCGAGATGCGCGACATCCGCGGCAACCGCATCGCCATGATTCCGCAGGACCCGATGTCGTCGCTCAACCCGGTGATGACCGTCGGCGAGCAAATCACGGAGACGATTCGCCGCCATCAGGACGTCTCCAAGTCAGAGGCACGCCAGCTCGCCGTCGAGTCGATGGACGACGTCGGCATCCCGGACGCCGAAGAGCGCATCGACGACTACCCCCACGAGTTCTCCGGGGGGATGCGCCAGCGCGTCCTCGTCGCCATCGGCTTCTCCTGCGAACCGGACCTCATCATCGCCGACGAGCCGACCACCGCACTCGACGTGACGACGCAGGCGAAGATTCTCGACCTACTCAACGAGATGCAGGAGCGCGAGGGGACGGCCGTGCTGATGATTACCCACAATCTCGGCGTCGTCGCCCAGACGTGTGACCACGTCGGCGTCATGTACGCCGGGAACCTCGTGGAGACGGCCGAACTCGGCGACCTGTTCGACCGCCCGCGACACCCCTACACCCGCGCGCTCATCGACTCCATCCCGGAGGTCGACACCGACTACGACGAACTGCCGACGCTCGACGGCGCGATGCCCGACCTCGGGAACCTCCCGAGCGGCTGTAACTTCGCGCCGCGGTGTCCCCACGCCACCGAGGCGTGTCGGACCGGCGGCGACCCGGCGCTCGAGGCCGTCGGCGACGACTCGTCGCGCGCGGCGTGTCTCCACGCCGCCGACCTCGACCTCTCGGAGAGCACGGTCCCCGAAGCCGGGACCGGCCGCCGCGACATCGACCGCAGCGGCCAGCCGCTGTTCGAGGTGCGGAACCTGAAGAAGTACTTCAACGCCGGTGAGGGCGTCTTCGGCAACGTCCACCTCTCGTGGGAGGGCGGTGGCCTACCGACCGTCGAACGGCGGCACGTCAAGGCCGTCGACGACGTGAGCTTCGACGTCTACCCCGGCGAGACCGTCGGGCTCGTCGGCGAGTCCGGCTGCGGGAAGTCCACGGTCGCTCGCACCGCGCTCCGGCTCCTCGAACCGACCGACGGCGAGGTGTACTTCGAGGGGCAGCCGCTCCACGAGCTCGGCTCCTCGGAGATTCGGAGTCTGCGCCGCGAGATGCAGATGATATTCCAGGACCCCCAGAGTTCGCTCAACCCGCGAAAGACCGTCGGCCAAATCGTCGGCCGCGCGATGGAGAAACACGGCATCGCCACCGGCGAGGAAAAGCGCGAACGCGTGGGCGACCTGCTCGAACGCGTCGGCCTCTCGCGGGCCGCCGCGAGCAAGTACCCCCACGAATTCTCCGGGGGCCAACAACAGCGCGTCGCCATCGCGCACGCGCTCGCGGTCGAACCGAAGCTCATCGTCTGCGACGAGCCCGTCTCGGCGCTCGACGTGAGCGTGCAGGCGCAGATTCTCAACCTCCTGAACGAGATTCAGGAAGACGAGAACATCTCGTTCCTGTTCATCTCGCACAACATCGGCGTCATCCGGCACATCTGCGACCGCGTGGCCGTGATGTACCTCGGGAAGATAGCGGAGTTCGGGAGCATCGAGCAGGTGTTCTCGCCGCCGTTCCACCCCTACACGGAGAGTCTCCTGTCCGCGGTCCCCCACGCGAATCCGGACCGCGAGACGGACCGCATCCTGCTGGAGGGGAGCGTCCCGAGTCCCATCAACCCGCCGTCGGGCTGTCCGTTCCAGACGCGCTGTCCGAAGAAAATCGGCGACGTCTGCGAGCAGGACCTCCCGGAACTCGAGGCGGTCGGCGACGGCGACCACTACATCTCCTGTCACCTCTCCGAAGAGGAGATGAGCCAGCGTGACTCCTTTATCACGCCGTCGAAGCGCGCGGAGACCAGTCCGGCCGACTCGGACTGA
- a CDS encoding DUF1028 domain-containing protein, whose protein sequence is MRHVPGTFSIAARDPEANVFGAAVTTGTVAVGATCPYVSAGGAAVTQSYTKTEHGRDAVARAEAGERIDDAFETLLDGDDHAAYRQVHGVGAGGEFAFTGDECVSWAGHRVSDDYTVAGNMLAGEAVVEATAEAYESADGDMAERLVSALEAGEAAGGDDRGEMSAALLVHAPTPEFYHNLRVDLSDEPVSDLRDLLAEARRAKAQIRRETDAQFGDYPDEILDFGVKY, encoded by the coding sequence ATGCGACACGTCCCAGGAACCTTCTCGATAGCGGCGCGCGACCCCGAGGCGAACGTCTTCGGCGCGGCGGTGACGACCGGCACCGTCGCCGTCGGCGCGACCTGCCCCTACGTGAGCGCCGGCGGCGCGGCGGTCACGCAGTCGTACACGAAGACCGAACACGGCCGCGACGCGGTCGCCCGCGCGGAAGCCGGCGAGCGCATCGACGACGCCTTCGAAACTCTCCTCGACGGCGACGACCACGCCGCCTACCGGCAGGTCCACGGCGTCGGCGCGGGCGGCGAGTTCGCCTTCACCGGCGACGAGTGCGTCTCGTGGGCCGGCCACCGCGTCAGCGACGACTACACCGTCGCTGGCAACATGCTCGCTGGGGAAGCGGTCGTCGAGGCGACCGCCGAGGCCTACGAGTCCGCCGACGGCGACATGGCCGAGCGACTCGTCTCGGCGCTCGAAGCCGGCGAGGCCGCGGGCGGCGACGACCGCGGCGAGATGAGCGCCGCGCTGCTCGTCCACGCGCCGACGCCGGAGTTCTACCACAACCTCCGGGTCGACCTCTCCGACGAACCGGTGTCCGACCTGCGCGACCTGCTCGCGGAGGCGCGGCGCGCGAAAGCCCAGATTCGACGGGAGACGGACGCGCAGTTCGGCGACTACCCAGACGAGATTCTCGACTTCGGCGTCAAGTACTGA
- a CDS encoding SprT-like domain-containing protein: MGHEDGSPGGYDAIETGDELVSWSRTYCRHAASQYEFDVDLHRVRWEVSTRAKRRAAAVKTPNIDDAEVGEPRRWTGTSSQSVELDIAPTCTMSLSWRAFESFDRGEWTATLRHELVHVEQFQAFGATDHGPAFKRRAEAVDAPVRVRRFAEPKYTLTCEACGADVAYRYRECKLVRESSAYRSACCEAPLDCRERQD, encoded by the coding sequence GTGGGACACGAAGACGGGAGCCCCGGCGGGTACGACGCTATCGAAACCGGCGACGAGTTGGTGAGCTGGTCGCGGACGTACTGTCGCCACGCGGCGAGTCAATACGAGTTCGACGTGGACTTACACCGGGTCCGGTGGGAAGTGTCTACTCGCGCGAAGCGGCGGGCGGCGGCGGTGAAGACACCGAACATCGACGACGCGGAGGTCGGGGAGCCGAGGCGGTGGACCGGCACGTCCTCGCAGTCGGTCGAACTCGACATCGCACCCACGTGTACCATGTCGCTGTCGTGGCGGGCGTTCGAGTCGTTCGACCGCGGAGAGTGGACCGCGACGCTCCGGCACGAACTGGTCCACGTCGAGCAGTTTCAGGCGTTCGGCGCGACCGACCACGGACCGGCGTTCAAGCGCCGTGCCGAGGCGGTCGACGCGCCGGTTCGCGTCCGCCGGTTCGCGGAACCGAAGTACACCCTCACCTGCGAGGCCTGCGGCGCGGACGTGGCCTACCGCTACCGCGAGTGCAAACTCGTCCGGGAGTCGTCGGCCTACCGCTCCGCGTGTTGCGAAGCACCGCTCGACTGCCGGGAGCGGCAAGACTAG
- a CDS encoding phosphoglucosamine mutase, protein MFAPSRIRGSYGTQVTAKLALKAGRALAGTGDEIVVGHDPSDSARLLADAVATGVCECGGTVHRLGPVASPTVSHGVRRLGGDAGVAVTTVSDPAEDTGLKLFDDDGSRLSWEQQSRVVRRVNGSSAEVAPWDEIGEERRWDDATAHHLDHLCEGRTSVSDTRVVVDVGERDDDIMAEALERLGCDVERLDGTADDSFPRRRVAAGDGACGTLRRAVAASDADIGLAHDADADRLVAVDETGEVVGGDALLGLFAREAVRDADGDAHVAVPLEASRRIGEVVSDAGGSIVRVEMDGIPGSGPAADADVVFGGEPTGVYQWPAESPCPDATLSAIRLARLVDEGDALSEQAGDVAAYPLFFDSFAVDNCAREMTRLATECQERFDDVRTDDGIFVERDDAWFVVRASRTERVLRATVEGTSRDSAKRLFDTVRELVSDEKTTLTA, encoded by the coding sequence ATGTTCGCACCATCACGCATCCGCGGTTCGTACGGGACGCAGGTGACCGCGAAACTCGCCCTCAAAGCCGGTCGCGCCCTCGCCGGAACGGGCGACGAAATCGTCGTGGGTCACGACCCGAGCGACAGCGCTCGCCTCCTCGCGGATGCGGTCGCAACCGGCGTCTGCGAGTGCGGCGGCACCGTCCACCGACTCGGTCCGGTTGCGAGCCCGACCGTCTCTCACGGCGTGAGGCGACTCGGCGGCGACGCCGGCGTGGCGGTGACGACCGTCAGCGACCCCGCCGAAGACACCGGGCTGAAACTGTTCGACGACGACGGCTCGCGCCTCTCGTGGGAGCAACAGAGCAGGGTCGTCCGCCGGGTCAACGGCTCGTCGGCCGAAGTCGCCCCGTGGGACGAAATCGGCGAGGAACGTCGCTGGGACGACGCCACGGCACATCACCTCGACCACCTCTGCGAGGGACGAACTTCGGTTTCCGACACGCGCGTCGTAGTTGACGTCGGCGAGCGGGACGACGACATCATGGCCGAGGCGCTCGAACGGCTCGGCTGCGACGTCGAACGCCTCGACGGAACCGCGGACGACTCGTTTCCGCGCCGTCGGGTCGCCGCGGGCGACGGCGCGTGCGGGACGCTCCGCCGAGCGGTCGCGGCCTCGGACGCCGATATCGGTCTGGCTCACGACGCCGACGCGGACCGACTCGTGGCCGTCGACGAGACCGGCGAGGTCGTCGGCGGAGACGCGCTGTTGGGACTGTTCGCACGCGAGGCAGTCCGCGATGCGGACGGGGACGCCCACGTCGCGGTGCCGCTGGAGGCGAGCCGTCGCATCGGAGAGGTCGTCTCCGACGCGGGGGGAAGCATCGTCCGGGTCGAGATGGACGGGATTCCGGGGTCCGGACCGGCGGCGGACGCGGACGTCGTCTTCGGCGGCGAGCCGACCGGCGTCTACCAGTGGCCGGCCGAGTCGCCCTGCCCGGACGCGACGCTCTCGGCGATTCGCCTCGCGCGACTCGTCGACGAGGGAGACGCGCTCTCCGAGCAGGCGGGCGACGTGGCGGCGTACCCGCTGTTTTTCGACTCGTTCGCGGTCGACAACTGCGCCCGCGAGATGACGCGACTGGCGACCGAGTGCCAAGAGCGCTTCGACGACGTTCGGACCGACGACGGAATCTTCGTCGAGCGCGACGACGCGTGGTTTGTCGTCAGGGCGAGCCGAACCGAGCGCGTGCTTCGCGCGACCGTCGAAGGAACGTCCCGAGACAGCGCGAAGCGGCTGTTCGACACAGTTCGGGAGCTCGTGTCCGACGAGAAAACGACGCTCACAGCCTGA